In Pleurocapsa sp. PCC 7319, the following are encoded in one genomic region:
- a CDS encoding EAL domain-containing response regulator, translating into MNLYPEQNQNILIVDDIADNLRVLSNTLNKQGYKIRCAKNGVMALKAASKILPDLILLDIKMPDMNGYEVCQKLKTNPLTKDIPVIFLSALDDVLDKVKAFEVGGLDYITKPFQVEEVLVRVKNHLALQSAQAKVCQLNQVLEQKVQERTLQLELSNQKLATANQQLKQEIVERQKVEQQLIYDALYDGLTGLPNRNLLMERIDRAIQYSKRHQNHLFALLFIDLDRFKMINDSLGHLVGDKLLIAIAQLLPEDLRNTDTVARLGGDEFVILLEDIHSLQDVTYVSERLQEKLKMPFNLDGQTIFTSASIGIALSNTDYEDSSQLLRDADIAMYRAKEKGKARYEIFDQTMYLQTLQTIKLENNLRLAIERGEFVLLYQPIISLTSDELVGFEALLRWHPTQEDFISPVEFIPIAEDTGLILTIGEWVLKEACQQLRTWQQKYPSRSQVADLKMGVNLASQQLQEPNFIEKLDRLLLETGLDGDCLRLEITERVLVLTDFVDQPL; encoded by the coding sequence ATGAATTTATATCCCGAACAAAACCAAAATATCCTAATTGTTGATGATATTGCCGATAACTTAAGAGTTTTGTCTAATACTCTTAACAAACAGGGATATAAAATTCGCTGTGCTAAAAATGGTGTGATGGCTTTGAAAGCTGCCAGCAAGATACTTCCAGATTTAATTTTGCTGGATATCAAAATGCCTGACATGAATGGTTATGAGGTTTGTCAAAAACTAAAAACCAATCCTCTGACCAAAGATATTCCCGTGATTTTTCTGAGTGCTTTAGATGATGTCTTGGACAAAGTTAAAGCATTTGAGGTTGGAGGCTTAGACTATATTACTAAACCCTTTCAAGTAGAAGAAGTCTTAGTTAGAGTAAAAAACCATTTAGCTCTCCAGTCAGCACAAGCTAAGGTTTGCCAATTAAATCAAGTACTGGAGCAAAAAGTCCAAGAACGTACTTTGCAATTAGAGCTCAGCAATCAAAAGTTAGCTACTGCTAATCAACAACTTAAACAGGAAATAGTCGAACGTCAAAAAGTCGAACAACAGTTAATTTACGATGCACTCTACGATGGCTTGACGGGTTTACCTAATCGCAACTTGTTAATGGAAAGAATTGATCGCGCCATTCAATACAGCAAGCGCCATCAAAACCATCTCTTTGCCCTATTGTTTATCGATCTTGACCGCTTTAAAATGATTAATGATAGTCTGGGTCATTTGGTTGGCGATAAATTACTAATTGCGATCGCCCAACTTCTGCCGGAAGATTTGCGAAATACGGATACGGTAGCCCGCCTTGGCGGAGATGAGTTTGTAATTCTGCTAGAAGATATTCACTCTCTACAAGATGTTACCTATGTCAGCGAGCGTCTTCAAGAAAAACTAAAAATGCCATTTAATTTAGATGGTCAAACTATTTTTACCAGTGCCAGTATTGGTATTGCTCTAAGTAATACTGACTATGAAGATAGCTCACAATTGTTGCGGGATGCAGATATTGCTATGTATCGCGCCAAGGAAAAAGGAAAGGCTCGTTATGAGATCTTCGATCAGACTATGTACCTGCAAACTTTGCAAACGATTAAGTTGGAGAATAATCTACGATTGGCTATAGAAAGGGGTGAATTTGTTTTACTTTATCAACCAATTATCTCTCTAACCAGTGACGAACTTGTAGGTTTTGAAGCCTTACTTCGTTGGCACCCTACTCAAGAAGATTTTATTTCTCCAGTTGAATTTATTCCTATTGCCGAAGATACAGGATTAATTTTGACTATAGGAGAATGGGTATTAAAAGAGGCTTGTCAGCAACTTCGCACTTGGCAACAAAAATACCCCTCTAGATCTCAGGTTGCTGATTTAAAAATGGGCGTGAACTTAGCAAGTCAACAACTTCAAGAGCCGAACTTTATTGAGAAGCTAGATCGACTATTATTAGAAACTGGTTTAGATGGTGATTGTCTGAGACTAGAAATTACTGAACGAGTTCTGGTTCTAACGGATTTTGTGGATCAACCACTTTGA
- the dnaX gene encoding DNA polymerase III subunit gamma/tau, producing the protein MKSLPLKYRPQQIENLIGQEFITTTLKNALTTNRIAPAYLFAGPRGTGKTSTARILAKSLNCLSVEQPTVEPCGECSSCRSIERSNSIDVTEIDAASHNGVDNARELVELSHLAPSQVRYKIFIIDEAHGLTNAAQNALLKLIEEPPAKTIFILCTTELHKVLPTIVSRCQLFNFKSLSQTAVVKHLDRIATTEKIDITAEAIDAIAKSSLGSLRDSLQLLSQLQVLQQQITLDVVVEAVGGISPQELWKLMVNLVKEDVLNVLLIARNLIQTGKSPELILKDLLNAHRDLLLIKATQKDCKSLILSNLEYAKLRQLANKADRHGIERYLEQLQKREQQLRFSINNAVWLETCLLNMMDATRAKDDSHADRQSQAKTAKSTVSLGELWAKIVKSTKSSNQKMLSHANLIGFDRELNFAVLAVEPKYVAKFQNHTNCLSRIISQSLKQQQPIKIIIEEKQ; encoded by the coding sequence ATGAAATCTTTACCCCTCAAGTACAGACCACAGCAGATTGAGAATTTAATCGGACAGGAGTTCATCACTACAACTCTCAAAAATGCTCTGACGACAAATAGAATTGCTCCTGCCTATTTGTTTGCAGGACCTAGAGGAACTGGCAAAACCTCAACAGCCCGTATCCTGGCAAAATCTCTAAACTGTCTATCAGTCGAGCAGCCTACAGTCGAACCCTGTGGTGAATGTAGTTCCTGTAGGAGCATTGAACGCAGTAATTCCATTGATGTCACTGAAATTGATGCTGCATCCCACAATGGGGTAGATAACGCTAGAGAATTAGTCGAATTAAGCCATCTTGCTCCGTCTCAAGTTCGCTATAAAATCTTTATTATCGACGAGGCGCATGGATTAACTAACGCTGCCCAAAATGCTCTACTCAAGCTGATAGAAGAGCCACCAGCCAAAACTATCTTTATTTTATGCACTACGGAACTACACAAGGTTCTGCCCACGATCGTCTCTCGCTGTCAGCTATTTAACTTTAAATCTCTTTCCCAAACTGCTGTAGTAAAACATCTCGACCGCATAGCCACGACAGAAAAAATTGATATTACCGCTGAAGCAATAGACGCTATTGCCAAATCTAGTTTGGGTAGCTTGAGAGACTCCCTACAGCTATTGTCTCAATTACAGGTTTTACAGCAACAAATTACTTTAGATGTCGTGGTAGAAGCTGTTGGCGGAATCAGTCCTCAAGAACTCTGGAAGTTGATGGTGAACCTAGTTAAAGAGGATGTGCTTAACGTACTTTTGATAGCCAGAAATTTGATTCAAACTGGAAAATCACCTGAATTAATTCTTAAAGATTTACTCAACGCTCATCGAGATTTACTGTTAATCAAAGCAACTCAAAAAGATTGTAAATCCTTAATTTTGAGCAATCTCGAATACGCAAAGCTTCGTCAGTTAGCTAACAAAGCAGATCGGCATGGCATCGAGCGCTATCTCGAACAGCTTCAAAAAAGAGAGCAGCAGCTTCGATTTAGTATTAACAATGCAGTTTGGCTAGAAACCTGCCTGTTAAACATGATGGATGCCACTCGCGCAAAGGATGATAGTCATGCCGATCGCCAGTCTCAAGCCAAAACCGCTAAATCTACCGTTAGCCTGGGTGAGTTGTGGGCAAAAATCGTTAAAAGTACTAAGTCATCAAATCAAAAAATGCTGTCTCATGCTAACTTAATTGGATTTGACAGAGAATTGAACTTTGCTGTATTGGCTGTAGAACCAAAATACGTAGCTAAGTTTCAAAACCATACTAATTGCCTCTCTCGCATCATTAGCCAATCACTGAAACAGCAGCAGCCTATCAAAATTATTATCGAGGAGAAGCAATGA
- the holA gene encoding DNA polymerase III subunit delta, whose translation MIHILVGDDRHHIEQEINKCRQQIPQHLQALNYQRYSSDRLSEAIIDALSASFSSCQKVVVIENCNFREFGELGLSLLQPITKLPESACLIFTASSIDRRLKVSKFLLDLGKITEYKQIPPWRSDLLVKAVETEAREICLKLTKDASRYLADAIGIDSERREQELEKLSIYAGDRKLNKSQVIQLVPVNTQTSLQLADAIKSGQALLVAQLTSELLAKGEPQLKIIATLITQFRTWLWTKLAIVKGIKSNAEIAKLANVGNVNRIYYLRQEVAKCSLHSLSNAVVLLFELQIACQQGMKGDAVQSRLLIACRAFHKI comes from the coding sequence ATGATACATATATTAGTAGGAGACGATCGTCATCATATCGAACAGGAAATAAATAAGTGCAGACAACAAATTCCGCAACACCTACAAGCACTCAATTACCAGCGTTACAGTAGCGATCGCTTATCAGAAGCAATCATTGATGCACTCAGCGCAAGCTTTAGTAGCTGTCAGAAAGTGGTGGTTATTGAAAACTGTAACTTTAGAGAATTTGGCGAACTTGGTTTGTCGCTGCTACAACCCATTACTAAACTACCAGAATCTGCCTGTTTAATATTTACCGCCAGTTCAATAGACCGACGGCTAAAGGTTTCCAAGTTTCTACTCGATTTAGGAAAAATAACCGAATACAAACAAATTCCTCCTTGGCGGTCAGATTTATTGGTTAAGGCTGTAGAAACAGAAGCCAGAGAGATTTGCTTGAAGCTGACCAAAGATGCCTCTCGATATTTAGCTGATGCTATTGGTATCGATTCGGAACGCAGAGAACAAGAGTTAGAAAAGCTATCAATTTATGCTGGCGATCGCAAATTAAATAAGTCCCAAGTAATTCAGTTAGTGCCAGTCAATACGCAAACTAGCTTACAGTTGGCTGATGCCATTAAGTCAGGTCAAGCTTTATTAGTAGCACAACTTACAAGCGAACTTTTAGCCAAAGGCGAACCTCAGCTAAAGATTATTGCGACCCTAATTACCCAATTTAGAACCTGGTTATGGACGAAGTTGGCGATAGTTAAAGGTATCAAAAGTAATGCTGAAATTGCCAAGCTAGCTAATGTTGGAAACGTCAATCGAATCTACTATCTGCGCCAGGAAGTTGCCAAATGTTCGCTTCATAGCTTATCTAACGCTGTAGTTCTTTTATTCGAGTTACAAATAGCCTGTCAGCAAGGAATGAAAGGCGATGCTGTACAATCTCGATTGTTAATTGCTTGTCGGGCGTTTCACAAAATTTGA
- a CDS encoding DEAD/DEAH box helicase, translated as MQRPNYHLLLQSILNKSLTPSLDQQDNLEPVYTSGNGDIAEFLQENLLWQETIPPQKAKRYKLPKTLPHILRKALKVNGINSLYSHQARCLQAIRKGKDVIITTDTASGKTLGAYIPVLENLLQNDTTALAFYGLKALSADQNQKLAQLIDAIPEAQRPFIALLNGDVSKPERESLLARSPQIITTTPELIHYALRQVYFNSGWQHFFSQLKFIIIDEAHTFNGVYGANMTNLLRRTKLTVDKYGGNSRKLQFIFLSATVGNPKELARKLSDRPKLKSDRLYWIDKSGASKPEQQLIVTRPSSNPNVDTARIILFLLNQNLTGICFVNSRQSIKSLFSVLIAEAEAQKYYAMEQQIAIFYGSLTQQRREQILAGLEQKLIRCVIATSALEAGIDIGSLDFAIVRGWPNSLQAFRQRIGRAGRNRKGLAIFLPTQYSPLDRYYAEQPEILLSGKVEQVSFNPNYPLDLGKHLMCAAAENGFNLQQAEQYFSYNSIPLLQALMKQGVLRKSRERLWAKGYPHRDVNFRGSSSSYRVSLLDIERGEIVEELDGITAQREVFPGAIYRHQHPTEGMVVYRCEELTSDKAVLRRISDVGLYTRATTEIETRITQVLTQPYKLTLADATSSIPLVKLTLASVAIAESTIGYQLLQKKYELTCLNPKCLKHKEPLHNLNFCPFCQQKAKRAELSWLVDEPSFAEPLTNELNTVCTKIELDPNFYQQLQPAIDKIKQELVSHSPNFVWECPLEFMVLHSFGHLILTALPLLRMGASSDLNFLISSDSEHPKTSTGYFYDTNEGGNGASETVWRYFTQLADKGIALAKQCDCNNGCPRCLHHTNCLDRNQGLLKQLGIAAGELISANKDC; from the coding sequence ATGCAGCGACCAAATTACCACCTCTTACTACAAAGTATTTTAAATAAATCACTAACACCATCTCTCGACCAACAAGATAACTTAGAGCCGGTATATACTTCAGGGAATGGGGACATCGCCGAATTTCTTCAAGAAAATCTCCTTTGGCAAGAAACAATTCCCCCTCAAAAAGCCAAACGCTATAAATTACCAAAAACTTTACCGCACATACTACGAAAAGCCTTGAAAGTTAATGGTATTAACAGTCTTTACTCTCACCAAGCCCGATGCCTACAAGCAATTAGAAAAGGCAAGGATGTAATCATCACGACTGATACTGCTAGTGGCAAAACTCTCGGTGCTTATATTCCTGTACTGGAAAATTTGCTTCAGAACGATACTACTGCTTTGGCTTTTTACGGACTCAAAGCATTGAGTGCCGACCAAAACCAAAAACTGGCACAATTAATTGATGCTATTCCCGAAGCTCAAAGACCTTTTATAGCTCTACTTAATGGAGATGTCAGTAAGCCCGAACGAGAATCTTTACTTGCCCGCTCTCCCCAAATTATCACCACTACTCCAGAACTTATTCACTATGCCCTGCGACAGGTTTACTTTAACTCTGGTTGGCAACACTTTTTCTCACAACTAAAATTCATCATCATTGATGAAGCACACACATTTAATGGGGTTTACGGTGCTAATATGACTAACCTGCTGCGACGTACCAAACTCACTGTAGATAAGTACGGTGGCAACAGTAGAAAACTTCAGTTTATCTTTCTCAGTGCTACAGTTGGTAATCCTAAAGAGTTAGCCAGAAAACTTTCAGACCGACCGAAGCTTAAAAGCGATCGACTGTATTGGATCGATAAGTCAGGAGCGAGTAAGCCAGAACAGCAATTAATTGTTACCCGTCCCAGCAGCAATCCCAATGTAGACACAGCCAGGATTATCTTGTTTCTACTAAATCAAAACCTGACGGGTATTTGTTTTGTTAACAGCAGACAGTCTATCAAAAGCTTGTTTTCAGTCTTAATTGCCGAAGCCGAAGCTCAAAAATACTATGCTATGGAACAGCAAATAGCTATTTTTTACGGCAGTCTTACCCAACAGCGAAGAGAGCAGATTTTAGCTGGATTAGAACAGAAACTAATTCGCTGCGTCATTGCTACCTCAGCTTTAGAAGCTGGTATCGACATTGGCAGTCTGGATTTTGCTATTGTCCGTGGTTGGCCCAATTCTTTACAGGCTTTTCGACAACGTATAGGTAGAGCGGGTAGAAATAGAAAAGGACTGGCTATTTTCCTTCCTACTCAGTATTCTCCGTTAGATCGCTACTATGCCGAACAGCCAGAGATACTTCTTTCGGGCAAAGTGGAGCAAGTTAGCTTTAATCCCAACTATCCTTTAGATTTAGGCAAACATCTTATGTGTGCTGCGGCGGAGAATGGTTTCAACCTCCAGCAAGCCGAGCAATATTTCAGCTATAACAGCATTCCTCTGTTACAGGCTTTAATGAAGCAGGGAGTACTGCGTAAAAGTAGAGAACGGCTATGGGCTAAAGGATATCCCCATCGTGATGTCAATTTCCGTGGTAGCTCTAGCAGTTACAGAGTTAGTCTGCTCGATATCGAACGGGGCGAGATTGTCGAAGAGTTGGATGGAATTACCGCACAGAGAGAGGTGTTTCCAGGAGCGATCTACCGTCACCAACATCCAACCGAAGGCATGGTAGTATATCGCTGCGAAGAACTTACTTCAGACAAGGCAGTCTTGAGAAGAATTTCTGATGTTGGATTGTATACCAGAGCCACCACAGAAATTGAGACTAGGATTACCCAGGTTTTGACCCAGCCCTATAAGCTTACTCTTGCCGACGCTACTTCATCAATACCTCTAGTAAAGCTTACCCTAGCATCTGTGGCGATCGCCGAATCCACTATTGGCTACCAGCTTTTACAGAAAAAGTACGAGCTTACTTGTTTAAATCCTAAGTGCCTCAAACATAAAGAACCACTACACAATCTCAACTTCTGCCCTTTCTGTCAGCAGAAAGCCAAACGAGCAGAATTAAGCTGGCTAGTTGATGAACCCAGCTTTGCCGAACCTCTTACCAATGAGCTAAACACAGTCTGTACCAAGATCGAACTCGACCCCAATTTTTATCAACAGCTTCAACCAGCGATCGATAAGATTAAGCAAGAACTGGTGTCACATTCACCCAATTTTGTCTGGGAATGTCCCCTGGAATTTATGGTGTTACACAGTTTTGGTCATTTGATTCTAACAGCACTCCCTTTATTAAGGATGGGAGCATCGAGCGATCTCAATTTTCTAATTAGCTCTGACTCCGAACATCCAAAAACATCTACAGGTTACTTCTACGACACTAATGAGGGAGGAAATGGTGCATCAGAAACGGTTTGGCGATATTTTACACAGTTGGCAGATAAAGGTATAGCCCTAGCCAAACAATGTGATTGTAATAATGGCTGTCCTCGATGCCTGCATCATACAAATTGTCTCGATCGCAATCAGGGTCTACTGAAACAACTAGGGATCGCTGCTGGTGAATTAATCTCTGCAAATAAAGATTGCTAA
- a CDS encoding helix-turn-helix domain-containing protein, producing MIVSNSKYVYSGKAATLLDVSNKTLVKWVDEGYLHCIRQGKNRKFSLAEIERFIQSNFYRSRKPKYTLIYVRGKNSLECRKWVERAKNYCHRQNWATIVVSESVSNRSNLNTLYFQQAFNYFYDRKIERLICCDRDEASKILATLVRHRGLSVLSINEL from the coding sequence ATGATAGTTAGTAATAGTAAATACGTATATTCAGGTAAAGCTGCTACTCTTCTAGATGTCAGTAATAAAACTTTAGTCAAATGGGTAGATGAAGGATATTTGCACTGTATTAGACAGGGAAAAAACCGTAAGTTTTCTCTTGCCGAAATTGAAAGATTCATACAAAGTAATTTCTATCGTAGTAGAAAACCAAAGTATACCCTAATCTACGTGCGTGGCAAGAACAGCTTAGAATGCAGGAAATGGGTAGAGCGAGCTAAAAATTACTGTCACCGGCAAAATTGGGCGACAATAGTTGTTTCCGAATCGGTCAGCAACCGCAGCAATCTAAATACGCTTTACTTCCAGCAAGCCTTTAACTACTTTTACGATCGCAAGATAGAGAGGCTGATTTGTTGCGATCGAGATGAAGCCAGCAAAATCTTAGCTACCCTAGTTCGGCATAGAGGATTGTCAGTATTAAGTATTAATGAACTGTAA
- a CDS encoding response regulator transcription factor, whose product MKTKVLLIETDPAIALGLPELIERSHSEITVAVATNYQDGLSQAVNSKPDLVLMDLNQGEGLSLAEKIKQAIPNIKILFLSATLSSQKDLISLIADGYNGFCLKGIEVDELIDAIKATQKDEDSIYLDSRILSDLRKQVSRLKNITEESNEEIAKILNEFTKRQRDVLKLLIQGKDEVEISKLLGITYYTVRSHLSAIRNKLVAGSKSEVIAKCWSTGLAYEL is encoded by the coding sequence ATGAAAACTAAAGTACTTTTAATCGAAACCGATCCTGCTATTGCTCTTGGATTACCCGAATTGATCGAAAGGAGTCATTCCGAAATCACCGTCGCTGTAGCTACTAATTACCAGGATGGATTGTCTCAAGCTGTCAATTCAAAACCAGACTTAGTTTTGATGGACTTGAACCAGGGAGAAGGATTGAGCTTGGCAGAAAAGATTAAACAAGCAATTCCCAACATCAAGATCTTATTTCTTTCTGCTACACTAAGCAGCCAAAAGGATTTAATCTCTTTGATTGCGGACGGCTATAATGGCTTCTGCCTCAAAGGAATTGAGGTTGACGAACTAATCGACGCTATCAAAGCTACTCAAAAAGATGAAGATAGCATCTATCTAGATTCTAGAATTCTTAGCGACCTAAGAAAACAGGTTAGCCGTTTGAAAAATATTACTGAGGAAAGCAATGAAGAGATCGCTAAAATCTTGAATGAGTTTACCAAAAGACAAAGAGATGTTTTAAAATTACTCATCCAGGGAAAAGATGAAGTCGAGATAAGTAAGCTGTTGGGAATTACCTACTATACGGTTCGCTCACACCTAAGTGCCATTAGAAACAAGCTTGTAGCGGGAAGCAAATCAGAAGTAATTGCTAAGTGCTGGAGTACGGGGTTGGCTTACGAACTTTAG
- a CDS encoding type IV secretory system conjugative DNA transfer family protein, whose product MSDFNQRNIVIATANTSTSNSFDDVLTVLNNPDALSMMGIMVFLLLVSLFLGKKSNRITSGRFANNGDKLQASKKALKQIESVRQGKCQPCTLWSGTPKYWFKGKLRKIGASWQTMLGASPTVWFPHAERGILVIGAPGSGKTLSIIDRVLESAYQQGLPVMIYDKKGDQMELHTALATRYGYSVQVFAPGEPYSGVINPLDFMESPQDATMAGEIGQIIIQNTPGAKNSKGDSFFQQNGAMLAKGLLQLAKSSDYPDLAMVYALARLPQFTQRLEYAVYREDEHRLDPWIAATFATFLSSKDAEKTVAGIKATAETTYSAFIQKDLLRAFIGKSTIPLKQKRKQLTVFKLDDKRRSILAPLLATNIHLCLVENLAQKRDCPYVYSLDEFPSIYLDRTVNYVNEYRSNGGVPMIGIQSLNQLYEAYGLQKGKAIASALSTHVLFNPGDVETADIYSKRYGETEIVLKNRSTGRSMGRHGSRSVNWSEQIHKKPLITSDEILRFPEGKCVITSPAYGNAKEALFPYKLKIPISQQDKQRAKQSEKLWGKSIKAQLIARCEKLQDEGTKDLSACRQKAEGRRNTETNELDKRIEAAARLLPLPEELESSAVVAQPETQKLIEELNQAGKAIAISNKRKVKPAQRN is encoded by the coding sequence ATGAGCGATTTTAATCAGCGAAATATAGTTATAGCTACAGCTAATACATCAACTAGTAATAGTTTTGATGATGTTTTAACAGTTTTAAATAACCCAGATGCTCTATCGATGATGGGTATCATGGTCTTTTTACTACTGGTATCCTTATTTCTAGGTAAAAAATCTAATAGAATTACCAGCGGTCGGTTTGCTAATAACGGTGACAAGCTACAGGCAAGCAAAAAGGCTTTAAAGCAGATAGAAAGTGTCAGACAGGGTAAATGTCAGCCCTGCACTCTCTGGAGTGGTACGCCTAAGTACTGGTTTAAAGGAAAACTCAGAAAAATTGGTGCGAGTTGGCAGACGATGCTGGGGGCTTCTCCTACAGTTTGGTTTCCCCACGCCGAACGAGGCATTCTGGTCATTGGCGCACCTGGTTCGGGTAAAACACTTTCAATTATCGATCGCGTGTTGGAAAGTGCCTATCAACAGGGATTGCCCGTAATGATTTACGACAAAAAGGGCGACCAGATGGAGCTACATACGGCTCTGGCTACTCGCTACGGCTATAGCGTTCAGGTATTTGCTCCAGGCGAACCTTATAGCGGTGTAATTAACCCCCTCGACTTTATGGAAAGTCCCCAGGACGCAACGATGGCAGGGGAAATCGGTCAGATAATCATTCAGAATACCCCAGGAGCTAAAAATAGTAAGGGAGATTCATTCTTTCAACAGAATGGGGCGATGCTGGCTAAAGGATTGTTGCAGCTTGCCAAGTCAAGCGACTATCCCGATCTGGCTATGGTTTACGCTTTAGCTCGCTTACCTCAGTTTACCCAGCGTTTGGAATATGCCGTGTATCGTGAAGATGAACATCGCTTAGATCCCTGGATTGCTGCTACCTTTGCTACTTTCTTATCGAGTAAGGATGCCGAGAAGACGGTGGCGGGAATCAAAGCTACCGCCGAAACTACCTATAGTGCTTTTATCCAAAAAGATCTCCTCAGAGCCTTTATCGGCAAAAGTACGATCCCGCTCAAGCAAAAGCGAAAGCAGCTTACGGTATTTAAACTAGACGATAAACGCAGATCGATACTCGCACCTTTATTGGCTACCAACATCCATCTTTGCTTGGTAGAAAATTTAGCCCAAAAAAGAGACTGCCCCTATGTCTATTCCCTCGACGAATTCCCCTCGATCTATTTAGATCGCACGGTAAACTACGTCAACGAATATCGTAGTAATGGTGGAGTGCCGATGATTGGTATCCAGAGTTTAAATCAACTCTACGAAGCTTATGGACTTCAAAAAGGCAAGGCGATCGCTTCTGCTCTCTCAACCCATGTATTATTTAATCCAGGGGATGTCGAAACAGCAGACATTTACTCCAAACGTTACGGAGAAACCGAGATTGTACTTAAGAATCGTTCTACAGGCAGATCGATGGGCAGACATGGCTCTCGTTCGGTAAATTGGAGCGAGCAAATCCACAAAAAGCCTTTAATAACTTCCGATGAGATTCTCCGTTTCCCCGAAGGAAAATGCGTCATCACTTCACCTGCTTACGGCAATGCTAAAGAAGCTCTATTTCCCTACAAATTGAAAATACCTATTTCGCAACAGGATAAGCAGAGGGCAAAACAGTCAGAAAAGCTATGGGGCAAATCGATTAAAGCTCAACTAATTGCTCGGTGTGAAAAATTACAAGATGAAGGCACAAAGGACTTGTCCGCATGTAGGCAGAAGGCAGAGGGCAGAAGGAATACGGAAACTAATGAGCTTGACAAGAGAATTGAAGCAGCAGCAAGATTATTACCCTTGCCAGAAGAGTTAGAGTCATCAGCAGTAGTAGCTCAACCCGAAACTCAAAAGCTGATTGAGGAATTGAACCAGGCGGGTAAGGCGATCGCTATTTCTAACAAGCGCAAAGTAAAACCAGCGCAAAGAAACTAA
- a CDS encoding DUF5895 domain-containing protein has product MVESKTRRSKTASADSELEIDEELLDPKHNEARPPSLPYGIVINDRPAGILIPEEQLERANWYQQDLELTTIDLTKAVTGLLLDQVRLLVLATTPEYVRWKNDEDNLGEKAGTIVALYEEYRSKLDKKTQDVCSKHAMMFLDKSDRPLHEVPIVVTFKNVSLWSFKSAKEEHYRKLEKVFAKYTNQPFSSKSDKWRSLGVLYTKFKAVKEGKGSNKSFCCKTDKIVEPTLSNFPRLFLGKTERKREIWQIHDTITGFESSDKLLAAGDESTIEVLPPAKEQSSDRVSTRKIEQVEDDEDDFELDDDDLLDDDFDD; this is encoded by the coding sequence ATGGTTGAATCTAAAACTAGAAGAAGTAAAACAGCATCAGCAGATTCTGAGTTGGAAATTGATGAGGAACTATTAGACCCCAAACATAATGAAGCTCGTCCTCCCTCTCTGCCCTATGGCATTGTGATTAACGATCGCCCTGCGGGAATCCTGATTCCAGAGGAACAATTAGAACGAGCCAACTGGTATCAACAGGATCTCGAACTAACTACCATCGACCTCACCAAAGCAGTAACGGGATTACTGTTAGACCAAGTTCGCTTGCTTGTGTTAGCAACTACCCCTGAATATGTGCGTTGGAAAAACGACGAAGATAATTTGGGTGAAAAAGCTGGTACGATTGTCGCTCTCTATGAAGAATATCGATCCAAACTCGACAAGAAGACTCAGGATGTTTGTTCAAAACACGCCATGATGTTTCTCGATAAGAGCGATCGCCCCCTGCACGAAGTTCCCATTGTTGTCACCTTCAAAAACGTTTCCTTGTGGTCGTTTAAGTCGGCAAAAGAAGAACATTACCGCAAATTAGAGAAGGTATTTGCTAAATATACTAATCAGCCTTTTAGCAGTAAAAGCGACAAATGGCGTTCTCTAGGTGTGCTTTATACTAAATTTAAAGCAGTCAAAGAAGGCAAAGGTAGCAATAAATCTTTCTGCTGTAAAACCGATAAGATTGTCGAGCCAACCCTCAGTAACTTCCCTCGTCTATTTCTCGGTAAAACCGAACGCAAACGGGAAATTTGGCAAATCCATGACACTATTACGGGATTTGAATCGAGCGATAAGCTATTAGCTGCTGGTGATGAATCTACTATCGAAGTATTGCCACCTGCTAAAGAGCAAAGCAGCGACCGCGTCTCAACACGCAAGATCGAGCAGGTTGAAGATGATGAAGATGACTTTGAGCTAGATGACGACGATCTTCTCGATGATGACTTCGATGATTAA